Proteins from a single region of Sneathiella aquimaris:
- a CDS encoding HD domain-containing phosphohydrolase, whose protein sequence is MTETMARLELNKFMSDDVPDEKLPSTSRPLKIGALIAIVLLIICYFASDFFINKQKAQILQELKTRQEITVVSKAEIVRTWIGQTGQRANQIVNNPLFRLFAAEINQAKTDDLPRALAEQLPYMQNAITSFTQESDVLSAYLVGANGRAYLASSGASGLSDQQRELAIAQYASKSITTSPLRVVGETLVYDFLIPVLPAQSADSAENAKVAGVLVMTVPASGQIAEILKPSRISTSGERTRFYQISNDNYFEITPTSPPFLAEQASELTNQKPRSFSAKQLEGEPDSVYGIGTIVQGTNWYILQGETERSAFAPLETYALVIYGIAASIFVVAMSVLVGIWLSLRSSNAKAMADQYRDFAHQINAQRRLLGSINNTIDDLISLTDASGRYVYANPALARFVNFPVQSIAGKSDRDLFGDVIARKLTDLNQQVMDTKETASRIVEMEIQGETRILRIEKSRLMDDDGQFMGIVSVAGDITDFIMHQRQKEELGRKTISILVHIMEENDPYLAGHSSRMSELSNAVAEIMELPEATKEAIRTGANLSQIGKISIPSEIRTKEGRLTEQEMEIMRGHVGKAKSVLSDMEIDQSVVTAVTHMYERLDGSGYPAQLSGAEIDMSGRILGITDILVARLSPRSYREAISTEEAMEVFRSNPEKYDQDVVVALDQFLTTPEGEAFKENVKEAAILE, encoded by the coding sequence ATGACTGAAACAATGGCCAGGTTAGAACTTAACAAATTCATGTCGGATGATGTACCGGATGAAAAACTGCCGTCTACATCCAGACCCCTGAAAATCGGGGCCTTAATAGCGATTGTTCTGCTGATCATTTGCTACTTTGCATCCGACTTCTTTATTAATAAGCAAAAAGCACAGATCCTGCAGGAATTGAAAACCCGCCAGGAAATCACCGTTGTCAGCAAAGCCGAAATTGTTCGAACCTGGATTGGCCAGACGGGTCAACGGGCCAATCAAATTGTGAACAATCCGTTGTTTCGTCTTTTTGCGGCTGAAATCAATCAAGCAAAAACAGACGACTTACCCCGGGCACTGGCGGAGCAACTGCCCTATATGCAAAATGCGATTACCAGCTTCACACAGGAAAGCGATGTTCTTTCAGCCTATCTTGTGGGGGCGAATGGTCGGGCCTATCTCGCCTCCAGCGGGGCTTCGGGTTTGAGTGATCAACAACGTGAGCTTGCGATCGCGCAATATGCTTCCAAATCAATTACAACCTCCCCTTTACGGGTCGTTGGAGAGACCCTTGTTTATGACTTTCTGATCCCTGTCCTTCCGGCGCAATCTGCTGACTCAGCAGAAAATGCAAAAGTCGCAGGTGTTCTTGTTATGACCGTACCAGCGTCTGGTCAGATCGCGGAAATTCTTAAGCCATCGCGTATTTCAACATCTGGCGAGAGGACCCGTTTTTATCAGATTTCGAATGATAACTACTTTGAGATCACTCCAACGTCACCTCCTTTTCTTGCAGAGCAGGCCTCGGAATTAACAAACCAGAAACCTCGCTCTTTCTCTGCCAAACAGCTTGAAGGTGAGCCTGATAGCGTTTATGGAATTGGTACAATCGTTCAAGGAACAAACTGGTATATTCTACAAGGCGAGACAGAGCGATCCGCCTTCGCCCCGCTAGAGACCTATGCGCTGGTCATCTACGGTATTGCTGCCAGTATTTTTGTTGTGGCCATGAGTGTTTTGGTTGGAATCTGGTTAAGCCTTCGCAGTTCAAATGCTAAAGCAATGGCCGACCAGTACCGGGATTTTGCCCATCAGATCAACGCGCAACGCCGCTTGTTAGGCAGTATCAACAACACAATTGATGACCTGATTTCTTTGACGGATGCGTCTGGGCGGTATGTTTATGCCAATCCGGCGCTCGCCCGTTTTGTTAATTTTCCAGTGCAATCCATTGCCGGCAAATCAGATCGGGACCTTTTTGGGGATGTTATTGCCCGGAAACTGACCGACCTAAACCAGCAAGTCATGGATACCAAGGAAACAGCCAGTCGAATTGTTGAAATGGAAATCCAAGGGGAAACACGTATCCTTCGCATTGAAAAAAGCCGCCTTATGGATGATGACGGCCAATTTATGGGTATCGTTTCCGTTGCTGGTGACATTACAGATTTCATCATGCATCAGCGCCAGAAAGAAGAACTCGGTCGCAAGACAATCTCGATTTTGGTTCACATTATGGAAGAAAACGATCCGTATTTGGCCGGGCATTCAAGCCGCATGAGCGAATTGTCTAATGCCGTAGCTGAAATCATGGAACTTCCCGAGGCAACAAAAGAAGCCATTCGCACAGGCGCCAATCTTTCACAGATCGGCAAGATTTCCATCCCGTCGGAGATCCGAACCAAGGAAGGTCGTCTAACCGAGCAGGAAATGGAGATTATGCGGGGCCATGTTGGCAAAGCAAAATCTGTCCTGTCTGACATGGAAATCGACCAATCGGTAGTTACTGCTGTTACCCATATGTATGAGCGACTGGATGGAAGCGGTTATCCAGCGCAGCTGAGCGGTGCCGAAATTGATATGTCCGGTCGAATTCTTGGCATTACAGATATTCTCGTGGCCCGCCTCTCACCCCGGTCTTATCGTGAAGCGATTAGCACTGAAGAAGCAATGGAAGTCTTTAGAAGCAATCCGGAGAAGTATGATCAGGACGTGGTCGTTGCACTGGACCAGTTCCTGACGACACCGGAAGGCGAGGCTTTCAAAGAGAATGTGAAAGAGGCCGCTATTCTAGAATAA
- a CDS encoding trypsin-like serine peptidase: MPRLSRLFGLVSIMLCLGPVVAGAAPLKLQGIKGNDDRERVDIQQFPWNTIGRINKDGSFCTGILIARNKVLTAAHCFWNKKTRRWSQAKYFHFVLGYEKGKYVAAAKGLSYKTAFKKLPDLNQYPLKRQNDWAVLTIDKDLGDQFGFVSVSSSKGGRYIKENRSPGDIIQAGYSRDFAHVLTVHRGCDIVQYGTLNGEKAPIFLHDCDATNGDSGSPLFIKTENTYTLIGIHSATIRAKNQPALGIAVPSFQFSNTLNSND, translated from the coding sequence TTGCCCCGTCTATCCCGTCTGTTCGGGCTGGTCAGTATTATGCTGTGCCTTGGGCCCGTTGTTGCCGGCGCAGCCCCTTTGAAGTTGCAGGGTATCAAAGGCAATGACGATCGCGAACGGGTTGATATTCAGCAATTTCCCTGGAATACGATTGGCCGGATCAATAAAGATGGCTCGTTTTGTACGGGAATCCTGATTGCAAGGAATAAGGTTTTAACCGCGGCGCATTGTTTTTGGAATAAGAAAACCCGACGCTGGTCGCAGGCAAAATATTTCCATTTCGTTCTTGGCTATGAAAAAGGAAAATATGTAGCCGCCGCAAAGGGCCTTTCTTACAAAACTGCGTTTAAGAAACTCCCGGACCTCAATCAATATCCGCTGAAGCGTCAGAATGACTGGGCCGTGTTGACGATTGATAAAGACCTTGGAGATCAGTTTGGCTTTGTGTCCGTGTCTTCATCAAAAGGGGGCAGGTATATAAAAGAGAACCGCTCGCCCGGCGATATCATTCAAGCTGGCTACAGTCGGGATTTTGCGCATGTTCTGACAGTTCATCGGGGGTGCGATATTGTTCAGTACGGAACATTGAACGGGGAAAAAGCCCCGATATTTTTGCATGATTGCGATGCGACCAATGGGGATTCAGGGTCGCCCTTGTTCATAAAAACCGAAAACACCTATACTTTAATAGGTATTCATTCCGCAACGATACGGGCTAAAAACCAGCCCGCATTGGGGATCGCAGTCCCCAGTTTCCAATTTTCTAACACCCTTAATTCAAACGATTAA
- a CDS encoding DUF924 family protein has protein sequence MKRQQEILDFWFLPPTHPDYGKPREEWFSKNEEFDALVRDNFLEDFSKAIEGHYLDWTDTDMGCLALILLLDQFSRNMFRDDPKAFSADAKAREIARHMIDRGYFDGLSTLHKKFAALPFEHSESLQDQEYSMTLFKTFGGEVDIDYAQRHYDIIKKFGRFPHRNAVLNRQSTDEERAFLKMPGSSF, from the coding sequence ATGAAACGACAGCAGGAAATCCTGGATTTTTGGTTTTTACCGCCAACCCATCCCGATTACGGAAAACCGCGAGAAGAATGGTTCTCTAAAAATGAGGAATTTGACGCACTGGTTCGAGATAATTTTCTTGAAGATTTTTCCAAAGCGATCGAGGGGCATTACCTGGATTGGACGGATACCGACATGGGATGCCTGGCACTAATCCTTTTGCTGGATCAGTTTTCCCGCAATATGTTTCGTGATGACCCAAAAGCGTTCAGTGCCGATGCAAAAGCAAGAGAAATTGCACGGCACATGATTGACCGGGGCTATTTTGACGGCTTGTCCACGCTGCATAAAAAGTTTGCCGCCCTGCCGTTCGAGCACAGCGAAAGTCTTCAGGATCAAGAATATTCCATGACGTTATTTAAGACATTTGGCGGAGAAGTCGACATAGACTACGCTCAACGACACTACGACATAATAAAAAAATTTGGTCGTTTTCCCCATCGAAACGCTGTATTGAACAGACAATCCACAGATGAAGAACGCGCATTTCTGAAAATGCCGGGCTCTTCCTTTTAA
- a CDS encoding SDR family NAD(P)-dependent oxidoreductase, whose protein sequence is MSNLNGKVIIITGASRGIGAAAAVECARQGAKLSISSRNAADCANVLEQIDGVGGEAFAASCDVSDFNAVEQLVKETIERFGKIDAIVNNAGIVDPVGLIENTDPQEWARNISVNLVGVYNGIRSTLPYFYKQGSGTIINISSGAAHNPLEGWSAYCSGKAGVYMMTRATAHEAGEKGVKVFGFAPGVVDTDMQGIIRASGINRVSQLPRENLSPSHEPAAAIAWLCGEQSDDLAGQELDVRNEDLRKRVGLPAIA, encoded by the coding sequence ATGAGCAACCTGAACGGAAAAGTTATTATTATTACTGGCGCCAGCCGGGGTATCGGTGCGGCCGCCGCAGTGGAATGTGCACGTCAGGGCGCAAAACTATCCATCAGCTCCAGAAACGCTGCTGACTGTGCAAATGTGCTTGAACAGATTGATGGAGTTGGTGGTGAGGCATTTGCAGCGAGCTGTGACGTTTCAGATTTCAACGCCGTCGAGCAATTGGTGAAAGAAACCATTGAACGGTTTGGCAAAATTGATGCAATCGTGAATAATGCGGGAATTGTAGACCCTGTTGGATTGATCGAAAATACAGACCCACAGGAATGGGCACGCAATATTTCCGTAAACCTTGTTGGTGTTTATAACGGCATCCGCAGTACCTTGCCGTATTTCTACAAGCAGGGCTCAGGAACAATTATCAATATCAGCTCTGGGGCTGCACATAACCCGCTTGAAGGTTGGAGCGCCTATTGCAGTGGCAAGGCGGGCGTCTACATGATGACCCGAGCAACGGCCCATGAAGCCGGTGAAAAAGGGGTAAAAGTCTTTGGTTTTGCCCCAGGTGTTGTTGATACCGACATGCAGGGTATCATTCGGGCCTCAGGTATTAACCGGGTAAGCCAGCTTCCACGGGAAAATCTGTCCCCATCCCACGAACCCGCTGCGGCAATTGCCTGGTTATGCGGCGAGCAGTCGGATGATCTTGCGGGTCAGGAACTGGATGTTCGCAACGAAGACCTGCGCAAACGCGTTGGCCTTCCTGCGATCGCTTAA
- a CDS encoding ABC transporter ATP-binding protein produces MPQKQMKIRVEGLQKRFGKVQALADVSLSVETGKILTLIGPSGSGKTLTLKTILGLIKPDAGLIEIAGSKAPSINSAERDDFLHQFGILFQRSGLFDGLPVWENIGFRLLQEKGNSREHVREIAVEKLRAVGLSADVVDLFPSELSGGMQKRVGIARALAGEPPILFLDEPTAGLDPIMSNVINDLIIENVRKLGSTAIVVTSNLVTAAKVSDDIAMLHEGRCVWSGPGDTITDTGNAYVEQFWNKKKDGPIKMAVASLSF; encoded by the coding sequence ATGCCTCAAAAACAGATGAAAATACGGGTCGAAGGATTACAGAAGCGGTTTGGCAAAGTGCAGGCTCTGGCAGATGTATCCCTTTCTGTCGAAACCGGAAAAATCCTGACGCTGATCGGGCCATCAGGCAGTGGAAAAACGCTTACGCTGAAAACAATACTTGGCTTGATTAAGCCTGATGCGGGATTAATCGAAATCGCAGGATCGAAAGCTCCGTCCATCAATAGTGCAGAGCGAGACGATTTTTTACATCAGTTTGGCATTCTGTTTCAGCGGTCAGGCTTATTCGATGGTCTGCCGGTCTGGGAAAATATTGGTTTTCGTCTGTTGCAGGAAAAAGGAAACAGTCGGGAGCATGTCCGCGAAATAGCGGTTGAAAAGCTGAGAGCCGTCGGCCTGTCAGCGGATGTTGTGGATCTTTTCCCCTCTGAATTGTCCGGTGGAATGCAAAAACGGGTTGGGATTGCCCGTGCGCTGGCGGGAGAACCACCGATTTTGTTTCTGGATGAGCCGACCGCGGGTCTGGACCCGATCATGAGTAATGTGATCAACGACCTGATCATTGAAAATGTCCGTAAACTGGGTAGTACGGCCATTGTTGTCACCAGTAATCTGGTCACGGCGGCAAAAGTGTCAGATGATATTGCGATGCTGCACGAAGGACGCTGTGTATGGTCTGGCCCGGGGGATACAATCACCGATACCGGGAATGCGTATGTGGAGCAATTTTGGAATAAGAAGAAAGATGGGCCGATTAAAATGGCCGTGGCGTCTCTCTCCTTCTAA
- the cobA gene encoding uroporphyrinogen-III C-methyltransferase encodes MSKIPPFEPGSVWLVGAGPGDPGLLTLYAIEGLRQADVLVYDALVSKEILSLTGEDCILEYAGKRGGKPSAKQNDITERLVALAKEGKRVLRLKGGDPYIFGRGGEEALTLEANNIPFRVIPAVSSGVGGLAYAGIPLTHRNTNSAATFLTGHDVNGEVPSVNWEHIAKGSPVIVVYMGMKHIRIITEKLIGFGRDKDEPVAIIANATLANQQVLKTTLQNAGDDVEKSGIQPPALIVVGHVVDLSDRLGWFAKVAQP; translated from the coding sequence ATGAGCAAAATCCCCCCTTTTGAACCAGGCAGTGTCTGGTTGGTCGGGGCAGGACCGGGCGACCCTGGACTATTAACCCTCTACGCCATTGAAGGACTACGGCAAGCCGATGTCCTCGTTTACGATGCCCTTGTCAGCAAAGAAATCCTCTCGCTGACAGGTGAAGATTGTATTTTGGAATATGCGGGCAAACGGGGCGGAAAACCCTCGGCGAAACAAAATGATATCACAGAGCGCCTTGTCGCCCTTGCAAAAGAGGGCAAACGCGTGCTGCGCCTGAAGGGGGGCGATCCGTATATTTTCGGGCGGGGCGGTGAAGAAGCGCTGACGCTGGAAGCCAATAACATCCCCTTTCGTGTTATTCCTGCCGTCTCATCTGGCGTTGGCGGCCTTGCTTATGCAGGCATACCGCTTACGCATCGAAATACAAATTCCGCAGCGACTTTTTTAACCGGTCATGATGTGAACGGTGAAGTCCCAAGTGTCAATTGGGAGCATATTGCCAAAGGTTCTCCCGTCATTGTCGTTTATATGGGGATGAAACATATCCGCATCATTACCGAAAAACTGATCGGATTTGGACGGGACAAAGACGAGCCTGTTGCCATTATTGCGAATGCGACCCTTGCCAACCAGCAAGTCCTGAAAACAACACTTCAGAACGCTGGGGATGATGTGGAAAAAAGCGGCATTCAGCCCCCGGCCCTGATTGTTGTTGGACATGTGGTCGATCTGTCAGACCGGCTCGGCTGGTTTGCCAAAGTGGCGCAACCCTAA
- the hrpB gene encoding ATP-dependent helicase HrpB: MTYKIPEIGLPVEQVLPSLLDALKNGKSAVLQAPPGAGKTTTVPLWLLGLTDKKIVMLEPRRLAARAAARRMADLLGEPVGETVGYRIRLDTKVSERTRIEVVTEGILTRKLQQDPEMSDTGVLIFDEFHERNLQTDLGLALALQCQEVLREDLKLVIMSATLDTDQVSHLMSNAPVIKSEGRSYPVETRFLERAPKTRLEPALARKIEEICAAEQGDILVFLPGAGEINRTMALLQDYARKDKIALYPLYGTLSQKDQDKALFPDPDGRRKIVFATDIAETSLTIEGVHIVVDAGLARMPRFHPGSGMTRLETKRISRASADQRRGRAGRQAPGLCYRFWTKAEDRGLSPHSEPEIAVADLSALALELAKWGETTPENLNWMTVPPPALMAQAKDLLGSLDALDDQGRITPIGEKMVSLPLHPRLAHMLIKAQTVGKQAVACDLAAILSERDILKTGRDNPNTDIRARLEILNRSRTGSQNIPNIQAVKRNADDLRRRFKVGKAASSVSEAGLVLAFAYPDRIGSLRNESDAHYHLSGGRGVHLPAGDRLQREPYLVVADLDGKGRDARVYLAAPIQYSEIIAHFSGSIHDTERIYWDPLKDRVLGMRESKLGALVLSSERAGSPDPEAVERTFLAVIRERKMRDLPWDAASRSFIERVTFARYHAEDPDIWPNLSEQALLEDLDIWLAPYLTGKSRLADLGQLNLADILKSRLDWSAQQALDEFAPSHIEVPTGSRIRLDYANPETPVLAVRLQEMFGQADVKPVGGGRVPLTIHLLSPARRPAQITQDLAGFWRTSYTAVKKDLKGQYPKHYWPDDPLQAEPTAKAKPRKK; this comes from the coding sequence ATGACGTATAAAATTCCAGAAATCGGATTGCCCGTTGAACAGGTTCTTCCCTCCCTTCTCGATGCGCTAAAAAACGGGAAAAGTGCCGTATTGCAGGCCCCGCCGGGGGCAGGAAAGACGACAACTGTGCCGCTTTGGTTATTGGGGTTGACGGACAAAAAAATAGTAATGCTTGAACCCCGCAGACTGGCCGCACGGGCTGCTGCGAGGCGGATGGCGGACCTTTTGGGTGAGCCGGTTGGGGAAACAGTTGGGTATCGGATCCGGTTGGATACAAAAGTAAGTGAGCGGACCCGTATTGAAGTGGTTACGGAAGGGATCCTGACCCGAAAACTTCAACAAGACCCGGAAATGTCAGATACGGGGGTCCTTATTTTTGACGAATTTCATGAGAGGAATTTACAAACGGACCTGGGTTTGGCATTGGCGTTGCAATGTCAGGAGGTCCTACGGGAAGATTTGAAGCTGGTTATCATGTCGGCAACCCTTGATACCGATCAGGTCTCCCATTTAATGTCGAATGCGCCGGTTATCAAAAGCGAAGGGCGGTCCTATCCTGTGGAAACGCGCTTTCTGGAGAGGGCGCCCAAGACACGTCTGGAACCTGCTCTCGCTCGGAAAATTGAAGAAATCTGTGCAGCTGAACAAGGGGATATACTGGTTTTTCTGCCGGGTGCAGGCGAAATTAACAGGACAATGGCCTTGTTGCAGGACTATGCACGAAAGGACAAGATTGCCCTATATCCGCTCTATGGAACGCTGTCTCAAAAAGATCAGGATAAAGCTCTGTTTCCGGACCCGGATGGGCGTCGAAAAATCGTTTTCGCAACAGATATTGCGGAAACCAGTCTGACGATCGAGGGTGTTCATATTGTTGTCGATGCGGGGCTGGCCCGCATGCCGCGGTTCCATCCGGGCAGTGGCATGACCCGGCTGGAAACAAAGCGTATTTCGCGGGCATCTGCCGATCAGCGGCGCGGGCGGGCAGGGCGGCAAGCCCCGGGTTTGTGTTATCGGTTTTGGACTAAAGCAGAAGATCGGGGACTATCGCCGCATTCCGAACCAGAAATCGCGGTTGCTGATTTATCTGCTTTGGCGCTGGAGCTGGCCAAATGGGGTGAGACGACACCTGAAAACCTGAATTGGATGACAGTACCTCCGCCTGCACTGATGGCGCAGGCGAAAGATTTGCTGGGCTCTCTTGACGCATTGGATGATCAGGGGCGCATTACGCCGATTGGCGAAAAAATGGTAAGTTTGCCTCTTCATCCCAGATTGGCCCATATGCTGATAAAGGCTCAGACGGTCGGAAAACAGGCAGTTGCATGCGATCTTGCGGCAATTTTGTCAGAACGGGATATTTTAAAAACCGGGCGAGACAATCCAAATACTGATATCCGCGCCAGACTTGAAATTTTAAATCGGTCCCGTACGGGGAGCCAGAATATCCCCAATATTCAAGCGGTAAAACGAAACGCAGATGATCTGCGCCGACGGTTTAAGGTTGGAAAGGCGGCCAGTTCTGTTTCTGAAGCCGGGCTTGTCCTTGCGTTTGCCTATCCTGATCGGATTGGTAGTCTTCGCAATGAAAGTGATGCTCATTATCATTTATCTGGCGGACGGGGTGTTCATCTTCCCGCGGGTGACAGATTGCAAAGGGAGCCGTATCTTGTCGTGGCTGATCTGGACGGAAAAGGCCGGGACGCGCGGGTATATTTGGCAGCGCCCATTCAATATTCTGAAATCATTGCGCATTTTTCAGGGTCAATTCACGATACCGAGAGAATTTATTGGGATCCGTTAAAAGACAGGGTTTTGGGAATGCGGGAGAGCAAGCTGGGGGCGTTGGTTTTATCTTCTGAGCGCGCCGGATCCCCGGATCCAGAAGCGGTTGAGCGCACCTTTCTCGCGGTTATCCGAGAGCGTAAAATGCGCGACCTGCCATGGGATGCGGCCAGTCGATCGTTTATCGAACGGGTCACCTTTGCAAGATATCATGCAGAGGATCCTGATATTTGGCCAAACCTTTCGGAACAGGCCTTGCTGGAAGACCTGGATATTTGGCTCGCCCCTTATCTGACAGGGAAAAGCAGGCTTGCGGATTTAGGACAGTTGAATTTGGCTGATATCTTGAAGTCCAGACTGGATTGGTCCGCACAGCAGGCGTTGGATGAATTTGCGCCGTCTCATATCGAAGTTCCCACAGGGTCCCGTATTCGGCTGGATTACGCCAACCCGGAAACGCCGGTTCTCGCCGTTCGTTTGCAGGAAATGTTCGGGCAGGCGGACGTTAAGCCTGTCGGCGGGGGGCGTGTTCCACTAACGATCCATTTGCTCAGTCCTGCCAGACGGCCCGCACAGATAACACAAGATCTGGCCGGTTTTTGGAGAACCAGTTACACGGCCGTCAAAAAAGACCTGAAGGGGCAGTATCCAAAACACTATTGGCCGGATGACCCCTTGCAGGCAGAGCCGACAGCAAAGGCCAAACCCCGCAAAAAATAA